ACTGAATTAGCCAACTTTCTATATCATCGTGATTGGATAGAGCAGGTGTTTTATCCAGGTTTAGAAACGCATTCTCAATTTGATTTAGCTCAATCTCAAATGTCAGGATTTGGCGGAATGTTATCTTTTAAGCTTATCAAAGAAATTTCAACCACTGCATTTTTAAAAGAACTTAAACTCGTGAAAGATGTTTTAAGCCTTGGCGGTGTTGAAACCACAATTTTATCACCTGCCAAAACCTCTCATAGCTTGCTGTCAGACGAAGAAAGACAAGCACAAGGCATTAATAACCAAGTCTTAAGACTGTCTTGTGGTATTGAAAATGTAGAAGATATTATTGATGATTTTAACCATAGTTTGAAGCATAATTTAACATAAAACGTATTATTATAAAAATTATCACACGTGTAATAGAGTAAATTTTTATCTTTGTTTTATTAAAAAACTTAAATACTCAAAAAATGAATACAAAACTCACTTTGACAATAGAGCAAGAAACCATACAAAAGGCTAAAAAATACGCCAAAGATAAAAACAGAAGCTTATCCAATATTATTGAAAATTATTTGAAAATTTTAACTAAAGAAAAAATAAAAGAACCAAAAAAAATAAACCCAGTTGTAAAATCTTTAAAGGGCTCTTTTAAGATACCTAAAAATATGGATTATAAAAAAGAACTCAGAAACCGATTAGAAAAAAAATATTTATAATGGATAACGTATTAATCGATACCGATGTCATTTTAGATTTATTTTTTGATCGCGAACCTTTTGCCGAACATGCTGTTGAAGTTTTTAATCGATGCGAAGAAAAACAAATAAATGGATTTACAACTCCAGTCATCATATGCAACGTCTATTATTTATTAAGTAAAACAGCAAAACATCAGTTGATTATAGAAAAAATCAAACAACTTTTAAACATCATTGAAATCACAGAAATGGGTAAAGAAGTAGTTTTAAATGCTTTAAATTCAGAATTTAAGGATTTTGAAGATGCTGTGCAAAATTTTTCTGCCATTCAAAATGAAAAAATAAATATCATTTTAACCAGAAATATAAGAGACTTTAAGAAAAGTAAATTAGCAGTTTTGACACCAGAAACCTATTTAAGAGCTAAATCCAGTGTCTAAAAATGATCAGGTTTTATCGTTTAGTTTAAGGGAATGAAGTCAGTATTATTATAAATAACTCAGTAATAAATTTATCATTTCTTAATTCCTGAATTTTAAAAATAGCTTAAATCTATTATAATAAAATTAAATGATAGTTTTTGTTTATAACAATATAAAAAAAGACAACTTGAATTTTACAAATAAGCTGAGTTAATCGCTTATTTTTGTATCAGAATATTAACCTTAAAAACCTAATAATTATGTCAATCGTAGGAAAAAAATTTCCAGATTTAAAAGTAAAAGCCATGAATGATCTTGGCGACACTATTGAAATTAATGTGCTTGAAGAAGCCGTTAAAAACAACAAAAAAGTAGTCTTATTTTGGTATCCAAAGGACTTTACTTATGTATGTCCTACAGAATTACATGCTTTTCAAGAAGCATTGCCAGAATTTGAAAAAAGAAACACTATCGTAATCGGTGCATCATGTGACACAGCTGAAGTTCATTTTGCTTGGCTAAACACCTCAAAAGATGACAGCGGAATAGAAGGCGTGTCTTATCCTATTCTTGCTGATTCTAACAGAAATTTAAGCGACCGTTTAGGTATTTTGGATATCACCAATGAGCGTTATGACGAAGAAACAGGCGATGTTACTGTAGATGGCGACAATGTTGCATACAGAGCAACATACCTTATTGATGAAGAAGGCACCGTTTTTCACGAAGGCGTGAACCACATGCCACTTGGACGTAACGTATCAGAATTTTTAAGAATGATTGATGCTTATACACACGTTCAAAAACACGGAGAAGTTTGCCCAGCCAACTGGGAAGAAGGTAAAGAAGCTATGAAGCCCAGTAGAGAAGGTACGGCTTCATACTTATCTAAAAACTAAGAATTTTAGTAAATCTGAATACAAGTCAGGATTCAGTTTCTGACTTGTATTTTTAAAAAATCAAAAAATTATGTATAAAGAATTAGAACAAGATAATCTTGCAGAAGAATTAAATGACAATGAAACTGTTGTTGTTCAATACGCTGCAACTTGGTGTGGAAACTGCAGATTGATGAAGCCGAAATTTAAAAAATTAGCCTCAGAAAATGAAGACATTCCATTCATTTTAGTTGATGCTGAAAAATTTCCAGAATCAAGAAAGCTTGCTAATGTCAATAATTTACCAACATTTGCAACATTTAAGCATGGTAAATTTGTCAATCAAGTGCAGACCAATAAATTTGAATCTTTAAAAGACTTAGTCAATGAAGTTACCAATAATTAAACATTTACAGAAAAACAACTCTGTTGAAAAACTCCAGCATACTATGGATGTCTTAGAATCGTTTACAGAACACCGTTCTGTTAAAGAAGAAGAAATGGATGTTGTAGGCGAGTTGATTACCAATATTGCTGGTGCTATTGAAATGGACAAACTTGTTCAAAGTGGAATGTCTGAAAAAGATCTGACCAACGCCTTTTCAAAACGAGTTCTCGGCTCTATTGATCAGTAATTCAGGTTATTGCAATTAGCAATTAACTTTTAGAAATAACGGATTAGGCGAAAAGACTTTGTCATTATGATAAAGTCTTTCTCTTTTTATCAAATTATAACTTTCATAGGTAAAGTAAATCTTAATCTAACATCCTTTTTCTTAGAAGTATGGCTAAATTTGCAATTCTAAAATAATCTATAATGAAAAGTATGCATGCGGTAGATATCGATTTAGTTGAAATGACGCTTGATATCATGAAATATGCCGTTAATAGAATATCAAATACCAATCCCGAATTAGGCTCACCCAAAAAAGAAGAACTGCTCGACAAACTTGTCGGTAAGACCATTACCGAAGATGGTATTGGTGGAGAAAAAGCTTTTCAATTGTTTAAAGATATTTTGGTCAAAGCTACAGTTCCAGTCGATCATCCAAGGCATTTGGCTTTTGTGCCAGCAGCACCAACTCGGGCCGCTATTTTATTTGATTTGGTCACCTCGGCTTCAAGCATCCATGGTGCATATTGGATGACTGGTGCAGGCGGTATTTATTGCGAAAATCAAGCTATGAAATGGTTAGTTTCACTTACAGGTTTGCCCGATACATCTTTTGGCGTTTTTACAAGTGGTGGTATCTTTGCTAATCTATCTGCTATGATTGTCGCTCGAGAATATTGGAGAAGTTTAAACGAGAATAACAAAGCTTATAAAGCACTGCTGATTACATCATCAGGAGCACATTCTTCCATTAAATCTATGGCTAATGTTATAGACGCTGATATCATCATAGTTGATGACGATGAAGACGGCAGACTTTCAGGTGATTTGTTAAATAAAAAAATTAAGAGTTTAAGTCAAATAGATCGCAAACGTTTATTTGCAGTTATTGCAACTGGAGGTACAACCAATGCAGGAATTATAGATGAACTCGATACCATTGCAGAGGTTTGCGAAAAAGAAAATTTATGGTTTCACGTCGATGCGGCATATGGTGGTGGAGCTTTGGCGGCATCGTCTGTTCGTCATTTGTTTAATGGGATAGAAAAAGCAGACAGTATCACTATTGATCCTCATAAGTGGTTGTTTTCACCTTATGATTGTGGAGCTGTAATTTATAAAAACTTAGAACACGCTAAAA
This genomic window from Flavobacterium sp. CS20 contains:
- a CDS encoding PIN domain-containing protein; this translates as MDNVLIDTDVILDLFFDREPFAEHAVEVFNRCEEKQINGFTTPVIICNVYYLLSKTAKHQLIIEKIKQLLNIIEITEMGKEVVLNALNSEFKDFEDAVQNFSAIQNEKINIILTRNIRDFKKSKLAVLTPETYLRAKSSV
- a CDS encoding thioredoxin family protein translates to MYKELEQDNLAEELNDNETVVVQYAATWCGNCRLMKPKFKKLASENEDIPFILVDAEKFPESRKLANVNNLPTFATFKHGKFVNQVQTNKFESLKDLVNEVTNN
- a CDS encoding DUF6364 family protein encodes the protein MNTKLTLTIEQETIQKAKKYAKDKNRSLSNIIENYLKILTKEKIKEPKKINPVVKSLKGSFKIPKNMDYKKELRNRLEKKYL
- a CDS encoding aminotransferase class V-fold PLP-dependent enzyme is translated as MHAVDIDLVEMTLDIMKYAVNRISNTNPELGSPKKEELLDKLVGKTITEDGIGGEKAFQLFKDILVKATVPVDHPRHLAFVPAAPTRAAILFDLVTSASSIHGAYWMTGAGGIYCENQAMKWLVSLTGLPDTSFGVFTSGGIFANLSAMIVAREYWRSLNENNKAYKALLITSSGAHSSIKSMANVIDADIIIVDDDEDGRLSGDLLNKKIKSLSQIDRKRLFAVIATGGTTNAGIIDELDTIAEVCEKENLWFHVDAAYGGGALAASSVRHLFNGIEKADSITIDPHKWLFSPYDCGAVIYKNLEHAKNAHSQKGAYLDIFKDEGAQGFNPADYQIQLTRRLRGLPLWFSLATHGTKRYQATIERGLELAQFATKTIDDMSHVNLVRPPGLSCVLFERKNWSDEDYKNWTYTNQKKGFALVTPTKWTINAQSQTVSRFCFINPDTTEDDVVKILETMK
- a CDS encoding peroxiredoxin; its protein translation is MSIVGKKFPDLKVKAMNDLGDTIEINVLEEAVKNNKKVVLFWYPKDFTYVCPTELHAFQEALPEFEKRNTIVIGASCDTAEVHFAWLNTSKDDSGIEGVSYPILADSNRNLSDRLGILDITNERYDEETGDVTVDGDNVAYRATYLIDEEGTVFHEGVNHMPLGRNVSEFLRMIDAYTHVQKHGEVCPANWEEGKEAMKPSREGTASYLSKN